Within Saccharomonospora cyanea NA-134, the genomic segment CGGGCTCCCGATCCCGTGCAGCCGCCCCGGCCGTGGGACGTCGTCTACGCGTCGGGCTGACGCAGCGACTCCACCGCCGCACGCGCCGTGAGACCGATGGCCCGCTCGATGTCGGGGCGTCGCCCCTCCAGCGAGGCCACCCGCGTGAACACGGCGACGGCGTACCGGCCGCCGTCGGGGTAGGTGACCACGCCGATCTCGTTGCGCACGCACGGCAGCGTGCCCGTCTTGCCCGCAACCGAGGCCTCGGCGGGAAACGCCGACCCCAGCCGTAACCAGTTGACCTGCTGCGCCATCCACCTCCGCACGGCCGCGCAGCTCTCCGGCGGGCCCGCCCGGTCGGTCCACACGAGCTCCAGCAGCCGGGTCATCTCCTCGGGCGTGCCGGCGTTGGTGTGCGCGGGGTCCAGCGCGCGGGTCGCGAGCACCTCCTCCGCGGTCAGCCTGGGGAACCGGGCCGCGAAGTCGGCCGGGCCGCGTGCGCCGACGTCCTCCGCCATACTCCGGACCACGTCGCGAGGTGGGCAGACCACGCGCGTCGCG encodes:
- a CDS encoding serine hydrolase, which produces MIEFFEATGVHAQVHARCLATGRQTGVGSGERAVLASVVKVPLVLEFARQVAAGQLDPADRVRVSAEDRLGGTGTAGCADDVELSLRDAAFLAMSVSDNSAADLLFDRVGVDNVQALVTELGLTATRVVCPPRDVVRSMAEDVGARGPADFAARFPRLTAEEVLATRALDPAHTNAGTPEEMTRLLELVWTDRAGPPESCAAVRRWMAQQVNWLRLGSAFPAEASVAGKTGTLPCVRNEIGVVTYPDGGRYAVAVFTRVASLEGRRPDIERAIGLTARAAVESLRQPDA